A section of the Aricia agestis chromosome 4, ilAriAges1.1, whole genome shotgun sequence genome encodes:
- the LOC121726710 gene encoding serine/threonine-protein kinase prp4-like, giving the protein MSEFQESNDFIANDLSFLEDIDIDGIVEYLSETDNAVHTKRKQSSIILQSGSQNKKIKVSPFESKREFEQIVNTEDFPVKTQLTKVDIAINIVSADSKTKENKQIFFNMAVPHDFNSKLNNNSNTFSPKLRDKLVLENNIESSQNTEKLYFSLSASGANTKNYTKIKDITSIKQPLLSEPENIEDILEKPKDTNTIENIKADSNIISTDEICNVSTCNDEIYESNTKQNRIEEIKIDAPKNLKVAREKESKIISNESKQITKDKNDKRRSKDKESLKENNLDISKVTKLSSAISIVIRKDDLCLADKLQKRLYQFLKVDFSDVNIFYYGRYSKIFECHNKGKKYALKVINPDLNIKTFGKEKGKMLNKLQQSILRDELNIVFLFASFQFDMTWCLMFDFYPKNLREELETNGPIHISIVENLARQLITVLQRLKFHHIIHSDIKPEHILLNDSTTILKLCGFDRAYHMDQATIMPNIGTPSYRAPEVILGYSASFSIDLWASGIVLYEMMTNKRLFPGCFNNDILFKQMCLLGNMPIDMIENSVYGVKHFIKRKFLKREGFDGKDIRVIYNFFKNNSFKHVPYKIYNKCWKYTTNEDQQEHEIHKITELLGIIDKMLVLHPYDRIPIEILFNDPFMLNSFTNSVS; this is encoded by the exons ATGTCAGAA tTTCAGGAAAGTAATGATTTCATAGCAAATGATTTATCATTTCTTGAAGACATAGATATTGATGGAATTGTTGAATACCTGAGTGAAACCGATAATGCTGTTCACACTAAAAGAAAACAATCATCAATAATATTGCAAAGTGGTagccaaaataaaaaaataaaagtaagccCATTTGAAAGCAAAAGGGAATTTGAGCAAATTGTTAATACTGAGGACTTTCCAGTTAAAACACAATTAACGAAAGTTGATATAGCTATCAACATAGTAAGTGCAGACTCCAAAACTAAAGagaataaacaaatatttttcaatatggCAGTACCACATGActttaattctaaattaaataataacagcAATACCTTCTCACCAAAACTCAGAGATAAACTagttttagaaaataatatagaaaGTTCTCAAAACAcagaaaaactatatttttcttTAAGTGCTAGTGGtgcaaatacaaaaaattataccAAAATTAAAGATATTACAAGTATAAAACAACCTCTGTTATCAGAACCAGAAAATATTGAAGATATACTAGAAAAACCCAAAGACACCAATactatagaaaatattaaagcaGATAGTAATATTATCTCAACAGATGAAATATGTAATGTTTCAACTTGTAATGATGAAATCTATGAGAGCAATACAAAGCAAAATCGtatagaagaaattaaaatagatgccccaaaaaatttaaaagttgcTAGAGAGAAAGagtcaaaaattatttcaaatgaATCTAAACAAATTACGAAAGACAAAAACGACAAAAGACGATCAAAAGATAAAGAGAGTTTGAAAGAAAATAACTTGGACATTTCTAAAGTTACAAAACTTTCATCAGCAATAAGTATAGTAATACGAAAGGATGACTTATGTTTGGCAGATAAATTACAGAAAAGATTATATCAATTTTTAAAAGTAGATTTTTCAGatgttaatattttctattatggAAGATACTCCAAAATATTTGAATGTCACAacaaaggaaaaaaatatgCCCTAAAAGTTATAAA tcctgatttaaatattaaaacatttgGCAAAGAAAAGGGGAAAATGTTGAACAAGCTACAACAAAGCATACTTAGGGATGAGTTGAACATTGTCTTTTTATTTGCATCATTTCAATTTGACATGACTTGGTGTTTAATGTTCGATTTTTATCCAAAAAACCTCAGAGAAGAGTTAGAAACAAATGGGCCTATACATATCAGCATTGTGGAAAATCTGGCAAGGCAATTGATTACAGTTTTACAAAGATTAAAATTTCATCATATTATACACTcag atataaAACCTGAGCATATTCTGCTTAATGACTCTACTACAATATTAAAACTCTGCGGCTTCGATCGAGCATATCACATGGATCAAGCGACAATCATGCCAAATATAGGAACACCCAGTTACAGGGCTCCTGAGGTTATCCTAGGTTATTCAGCCTCATTCAGCATCGACTTGTGGGCATCTGGCATAGTCCTGTATGAAATGATGACAAATAAGAGACTTTTTCCAGGATGTTTCAATAATGATATCCTATTTAAGCAGATGTGTTTACTAGGTAACATGCCTATAGATATGATAGAAAACTCCGTTTATGGCgtcaaacattttattaaaagaaaatttcttaaaaGGGAGGGGTTTGATGGAAAG gATATAAGAGTAATAtacaatttctttaaaaataattcatttAAGCATGTaccatacaaaatatacaataagtGTTGGAAATATACAACGAATGAAGATCAACAAGAGCATGAAATACACAAAATCACTGAGCTTCTGGGTATAATAGACAAAATGTTAGTGCTACACCCATACGACAGAATACCAATAGAGATTTTGTTTAATGATCCATTTATGTTGAATTCCTTTACTAATTCTGTAAGTTAA